A stretch of the uncultured Cohaesibacter sp. genome encodes the following:
- a CDS encoding DUF952 domain-containing protein, whose translation MTKWIYKLATEAQWEAALNAGQFEGAPVDIEDGYIHFSTAAQVEETAHKYFRRIEKVLLLVVQVDLLEELAEPLKWEPARKGDLFPHLYAPLPLEAVIELFSLPLDAEGYHEIPPLPQEQ comes from the coding sequence ATGACGAAGTGGATATACAAGCTGGCAACCGAAGCGCAGTGGGAAGCAGCCCTCAATGCGGGCCAGTTTGAAGGTGCGCCGGTGGATATTGAAGATGGTTATATCCATTTTTCAACCGCCGCACAGGTTGAAGAAACCGCTCACAAATATTTCCGCCGCATCGAAAAGGTATTGCTACTGGTTGTTCAGGTCGACCTGCTTGAAGAGCTCGCCGAACCGCTGAAATGGGAACCGGCCCGCAAGGGCGATCTGTTCCCGCACCTTTATGCACCCTTGCCGCTGGAAGCTGTCATTGAACTCTTCTCTTTGCCATTGGATGCAGAGGGCTATCATGAAATTCCACCCCTGCCTCAGGAACAATAA
- a CDS encoding quinone-dependent dihydroorotate dehydrogenase, with translation MSYSTRDKLTRKALFLLDPEAAHSMAIKALRFGLVRGIDLPPDPALEVKLWDLTFPNPLGMAAGFDKNAEVADALLGLGFGAVEVGTITPLAQPGNQKPRMFRLVDDEAVINRLGFNNQGHDSALRRLSARKDKPGIVGVNIGANKDSEDRTEDYVKGVAAFADVASYLTINISSPNTPGLRELQGREALDDLLARVLAERDKQIETAGRKVPILVKIAPDVDEFGLDDICAIAVARGIDGMIVSNTTLARPDRMKSRKQMDEAGGLSGAPLFNRATIALAKTRERVGPKMPLVGVGGVTDAVTALEKIRAGANLVQFYSGMIYGGASMPAVMLVEMSADLKERGITSLEQIRGETVSDWASRPMDE, from the coding sequence ATGTCCTATTCCACACGTGATAAACTGACACGCAAGGCCCTGTTTCTGCTCGATCCCGAGGCTGCCCACAGCATGGCGATCAAGGCTCTGCGGTTCGGTCTGGTGCGCGGCATCGATCTGCCCCCCGATCCGGCCCTTGAGGTCAAATTGTGGGACCTGACTTTCCCCAATCCTCTGGGTATGGCCGCCGGCTTTGACAAGAATGCCGAGGTCGCCGACGCCCTGCTGGGACTTGGCTTTGGCGCTGTTGAAGTGGGGACAATCACCCCACTGGCCCAGCCTGGCAATCAAAAGCCACGTATGTTCCGGCTGGTCGACGACGAAGCTGTGATCAACCGGCTTGGTTTCAACAATCAGGGGCACGATTCGGCCCTGCGCCGCCTGTCTGCCCGCAAGGACAAGCCCGGCATCGTTGGCGTCAATATTGGTGCCAACAAGGACAGCGAGGATCGCACCGAAGACTATGTCAAGGGCGTTGCGGCTTTTGCCGATGTGGCGTCCTATCTGACCATCAACATTTCCTCGCCCAACACACCGGGCCTGCGCGAGCTGCAGGGCCGTGAGGCGCTTGATGATTTGTTGGCACGTGTTCTTGCTGAACGGGACAAGCAGATCGAGACGGCCGGGCGCAAGGTGCCCATTCTGGTCAAGATCGCGCCCGATGTAGACGAATTCGGCCTTGATGACATTTGCGCCATCGCTGTGGCGCGCGGCATCGACGGCATGATCGTCTCCAACACCACCCTGGCCCGTCCGGATCGCATGAAATCCAGGAAACAGATGGATGAGGCTGGCGGTCTGTCTGGGGCACCCTTGTTCAACAGGGCGACAATTGCTCTGGCAAAAACCCGTGAGCGGGTTGGGCCAAAAATGCCGCTGGTGGGCGTTGGCGGGGTCACCGATGCGGTGACGGCCCTTGAAAAAATCCGCGCCGGTGCCAACCTCGTGCAATTCTATTCCGGCATGATATATGGAGGGGCTTCCATGCCCGCTGTCATGCTGGTGGAAATGTCCGCCGATCTGAAAGAGCGGGGCATCACCAGCCTTGAACAGATCCGTGGCGAGACCGTCAGCGACTGGGCTTCGCGCCCCATGGACGAATAA
- the arsC gene encoding arsenate reductase (glutaredoxin) (This arsenate reductase requires both glutathione and glutaredoxin to convert arsenate to arsenite, after which the efflux transporter formed by ArsA and ArsB can extrude the arsenite from the cell, providing resistance.) has translation MALTIWHNPRCSKSRQTLALIEEQGEKPVIRAYLEDAPTADELRDVLAMLGMEPRALMRTKEALYKELDLANVEQADALIQAMVEHPKLIERPVVIKDGKAALGRPPEAVLDIL, from the coding sequence ATGGCCCTCACAATCTGGCACAATCCCCGTTGCTCCAAATCCCGCCAAACCCTTGCTCTCATAGAGGAGCAGGGGGAAAAACCGGTCATCCGCGCCTATCTTGAAGATGCACCAACTGCCGATGAGTTGCGCGATGTGCTCGCCATGCTGGGCATGGAACCGCGCGCCCTGATGCGTACCAAGGAAGCTCTCTACAAAGAGCTGGATTTGGCCAATGTCGAGCAAGCCGATGCCCTTATTCAAGCGATGGTCGAGCATCCAAAGCTGATCGAACGCCCCGTTGTCATCAAGGATGGCAAGGCCGCCCTTGGCCGCCCACCCGAAGCGGTGCTGGACATTTTATAA
- a CDS encoding DUF6460 domain-containing protein — MTNSTLSRFFGGSPGPVILRLIGLSVVVGIILSALDLHPRQVLNHLIGMVEHVYYMGFDAVHWALEYFLLGALIVIPIWLVMRILKMGRKEPE; from the coding sequence ATGACCAATTCGACTCTGTCGCGTTTTTTCGGCGGCTCACCCGGCCCGGTCATTTTGCGCCTGATCGGCCTGTCCGTGGTCGTCGGCATCATTCTTAGTGCGCTGGATTTGCATCCGCGTCAGGTGCTCAATCATCTCATTGGGATGGTTGAGCATGTCTATTATATGGGGTTTGATGCGGTTCACTGGGCCCTTGAATATTTCCTGCTCGGCGCACTGATCGTCATCCCGATCTGGCTGGTGATGCGGATCCTGAAAATGGGACGCAAAGAGCCGGAATAG
- a CDS encoding GGDEF domain-containing protein: MSTHRETTLESIYRQLGKVKTSGQALLISGIIATISSLLSSAGALLAFRAAETPLLPLVIIWTSLLPFAFILASSFLLLRGFQILDRRNKILSEEVARDNLTRLANRYAFVRRGRNMLQQAHLQQTPLSLILLDADHFKSINDNHGHLAGDLALQHLAKILSQTSRESDVVARWGGEEFAILLRGADLQGAFGFADRLRERISSTPFYWNGKQVQITMSAGVTEWQQDDDDLHHMIIRADEALYKAKSKGRNQVQLSHEQTEPVDGFELDVALCDAAA; encoded by the coding sequence GTGAGCACGCATCGCGAAACAACATTGGAATCAATTTATCGACAATTGGGGAAAGTAAAAACATCAGGGCAGGCTCTGCTGATTTCCGGGATTATTGCGACCATTAGCAGCCTTTTGTCGAGCGCCGGCGCCTTGCTGGCTTTTCGCGCCGCCGAGACGCCTCTCCTGCCACTGGTCATCATATGGACCTCTCTGCTGCCCTTTGCCTTCATTCTTGCTTCCAGCTTTCTGCTGCTGCGCGGCTTTCAGATTCTTGATCGCCGCAACAAGATACTCAGCGAAGAGGTGGCGCGTGACAATCTCACCCGCCTGGCCAATCGCTATGCCTTTGTGCGTCGTGGTCGGAACATGCTTCAGCAAGCCCATTTGCAACAGACACCCCTGTCTTTGATTCTTCTCGATGCTGACCATTTCAAGAGCATCAATGACAATCACGGGCATTTGGCAGGCGATCTGGCCCTCCAGCATCTGGCCAAAATCCTCAGTCAAACCAGCCGGGAGAGCGATGTGGTTGCGCGCTGGGGAGGGGAGGAATTTGCCATTCTGCTGCGTGGCGCCGATCTGCAGGGGGCCTTCGGCTTTGCCGACCGGTTGCGCGAACGGATATCCAGCACCCCCTTCTACTGGAACGGCAAGCAGGTGCAGATAACCATGAGCGCGGGTGTCACAGAATGGCAGCAGGATGACGATGACTTGCATCACATGATCATTCGAGCTGACGAAGCGCTCTATAAAGCCAAATCGAAAGGCCGCAATCAGGTCCAGCTGTCCCATGAGCAAACCGAGCCGGTGGACGGGTTCGAGCTCGATGTCGCGTTATGCGACGCTGCTGCCTGA
- a CDS encoding ligase-associated DNA damage response DEXH box helicase has translation MRIAMGEEAAILPDRFAQWLAGRSWRLRPHQAAMLTAAKASLPTLLIAPTGAGKTLSGFLPTLVDLHQSQEDWQGRLHTLYISPLKALAVDIARNLEQPIAEMGLDVSVETRTGDTSAHKRQRQKRIPPNCLLTTPEQLALLLASREAETLFASLKTIIFDELHALVTSKRGELLSLCLARLRHLAPNLRPVGLSATVSNPFELADWLVPHKDGTPTQKAQILRLQGGSKPDISVLESEERIPWAGHSARYALPDLYQAIKAHRTTLLFVNTRSQAEYLFQSLWGINDDTLPIALHHGSLDVSQRRKVEAAMAAGSLRAVVCTSTLDLGIDWGDVDLVMHIGAPKGASRLAQRIGRANHRLDEPSRAILVPSNCFELLECRAALDANYIGDQDTPPIRRGGLDVLAQHILGRACAGPFAAEELYDEVTAAYPYRNLPWDLFEQAIDFVATGGYAMRAYEQFAKLKVMKDKESGRTLWRLSHPKRAQQYRLNIGTIVEEPMIKVRLTSWKGGGGQPKRLGRGGRTLGEVEEIFIDGLSPGDSFLFAGQVLRFETLEENTAFVTKTHHREPKVPSYWGGKFPLSTYLASRVRAMLANPESWHNLPQQVRDWLTRQQEQSVIPAADQLLVETFPRAGKFYLTLYAFEGRLALQTLGMLLTRRLERAGARPLGFVASDYALMIWGLKDLATLQSALGWSFDQLFDEDMLGDDLEAWLAESAMLKRSFRTCALISGMIERRHPGKEKSGRQITMSSDLIYNVLCEHEPDHLLLKATWDDAAAGLLDIQRLGDMLRRIKGRIVHAALEEPSPLSIPVLLEIGKEPIFGAAEDDLLMEAAAQFGL, from the coding sequence ATGCGCATTGCCATGGGCGAAGAGGCTGCGATCTTGCCAGATCGTTTTGCCCAATGGCTTGCGGGTCGTAGCTGGCGGCTGCGCCCGCATCAGGCAGCGATGCTGACAGCGGCTAAGGCATCGCTGCCTACCCTCCTCATTGCCCCCACCGGTGCGGGCAAGACCTTGTCGGGCTTTCTGCCCACTCTGGTCGATCTCCACCAATCCCAAGAGGATTGGCAAGGGCGGCTACACACGCTTTATATCTCGCCCCTCAAGGCGCTGGCGGTCGATATTGCCCGCAATCTTGAACAACCCATCGCAGAGATGGGGCTGGATGTCAGTGTCGAAACCCGCACGGGCGACACATCGGCCCACAAGCGCCAGCGGCAAAAGAGGATCCCGCCCAACTGCCTGTTGACCACACCGGAGCAATTGGCCCTGCTGCTGGCCTCCCGTGAGGCAGAAACCCTGTTCGCCTCGCTCAAGACGATCATTTTTGACGAGCTCCATGCCTTGGTTACCTCAAAACGCGGAGAACTCTTGAGCCTTTGTCTCGCGCGGCTAAGGCATCTTGCTCCGAACCTGCGCCCGGTCGGCCTGTCCGCAACGGTCTCAAACCCTTTTGAATTGGCTGACTGGCTCGTCCCGCACAAGGATGGCACACCAACCCAAAAAGCCCAGATCCTCCGCCTGCAAGGGGGCAGCAAGCCTGACATATCGGTTCTGGAATCGGAAGAACGCATCCCATGGGCCGGTCACAGCGCCCGCTATGCCTTGCCCGACCTTTATCAGGCCATCAAGGCGCACAGGACGACCCTGTTGTTCGTCAATACCCGCTCACAGGCGGAATATCTGTTTCAGAGCCTATGGGGCATCAATGACGACACGCTTCCAATTGCCCTGCATCACGGCTCGCTTGACGTCAGTCAGCGGCGCAAGGTTGAGGCGGCCATGGCCGCAGGCAGTTTGCGCGCCGTGGTCTGCACCTCAACCCTTGATCTGGGCATTGACTGGGGCGATGTCGATCTGGTGATGCATATTGGCGCGCCTAAGGGTGCAAGCCGCCTTGCCCAGCGGATTGGCCGCGCCAACCACCGGCTCGATGAACCCTCCCGTGCCATTCTTGTGCCCTCCAACTGTTTCGAGCTGCTCGAATGCCGTGCAGCGCTTGATGCCAATTATATCGGCGATCAGGATACCCCGCCGATCCGCCGTGGCGGCCTTGATGTGCTGGCTCAGCATATATTGGGTCGGGCTTGCGCAGGCCCCTTTGCCGCCGAAGAGCTCTATGATGAAGTGACCGCCGCCTATCCCTATCGCAATTTGCCGTGGGATCTGTTCGAACAGGCCATCGATTTTGTCGCCACTGGTGGCTACGCCATGCGGGCCTATGAGCAATTTGCAAAGCTCAAGGTGATGAAAGACAAGGAATCAGGCCGGACTTTGTGGCGTCTGTCCCACCCCAAACGCGCCCAGCAATATCGCCTGAATATCGGCACCATTGTCGAGGAGCCGATGATCAAGGTGCGGTTGACCTCTTGGAAAGGCGGGGGCGGTCAGCCCAAACGATTGGGACGCGGTGGCAGGACCCTGGGGGAAGTCGAAGAAATCTTCATTGATGGCCTCAGCCCCGGCGACAGCTTTCTGTTTGCCGGACAGGTGTTGCGCTTTGAAACACTGGAGGAGAATACAGCTTTCGTCACCAAGACCCACCATCGCGAGCCAAAGGTGCCAAGTTATTGGGGGGGCAAATTCCCTCTCTCGACCTATCTGGCTTCCCGTGTTCGCGCCATGCTGGCCAACCCGGAGAGCTGGCACAATCTGCCGCAGCAAGTGCGCGACTGGCTAACCCGCCAGCAGGAACAATCCGTCATTCCCGCAGCAGACCAGCTGCTGGTCGAGACCTTTCCGCGGGCGGGGAAATTCTATCTCACGCTCTATGCCTTTGAAGGACGGCTCGCATTGCAGACCCTTGGCATGCTGCTGACCCGCAGGCTGGAGCGGGCAGGCGCGCGGCCCCTGGGCTTCGTTGCGTCTGACTACGCCCTGATGATCTGGGGGCTGAAAGATCTTGCCACACTGCAAAGCGCGCTTGGCTGGAGCTTTGATCAATTGTTTGACGAAGACATGCTGGGCGATGACCTTGAGGCCTGGCTCGCTGAAAGCGCCATGCTCAAGCGCAGTTTTCGCACCTGTGCCCTGATTTCGGGCATGATCGAACGCCGCCATCCGGGCAAGGAAAAATCCGGCCGCCAGATCACCATGTCCTCGGATCTGATCTATAACGTCCTGTGCGAGCATGAGCCTGACCACCTGTTGCTCAAGGCCACATGGGATGATGCAGCCGCAGGTCTGTTGGATATCCAGCGTCTGGGCGATATGCTCAGGCGGATCAAAGGACGAATCGTCCACGCCGCCTTGGAGGAGCCGTCCCCGCTCTCGATCCCGGTCCTGTTGGAGATTGGCAAGGAGCCGATTTTTGGCGCGGCTGAAGACGATCTGCTTATGGAAGCTGCGGCCCAATTCGGGCTTTAG
- the pdeM gene encoding ligase-associated DNA damage response endonuclease PdeM gives MVRTGQPQLGMPHASRPADEEPDAPVSHPFVFAGQTFLALRSGALFHPQRRLLMVADLHLEKGSAFARFGQFLPPYDSHMTLAQLETDIASHQPQTVICLGDSFHDVDGPNRLDEAVKARLQALTAGLDWLWITGNHDPHLPECLGGMVALSETLKHPEGAIHLCHEPGDEPGEGGDYTAEICGHLHPVATIPSRGRTLRRKCFLVSAERIIMPAYGAYTGGLNIQDPAFESVTTPSSRLLVIGRQTITEHALRQLKRKRR, from the coding sequence ATGGTTCGAACCGGTCAGCCACAACTGGGCATGCCACACGCCTCACGACCCGCCGATGAGGAGCCAGACGCGCCTGTGAGCCACCCCTTTGTTTTTGCTGGCCAGACATTCCTTGCCCTGCGTTCCGGTGCCCTGTTTCATCCCCAGCGTCGGTTGCTGATGGTGGCCGATCTGCATCTTGAAAAAGGCTCGGCCTTTGCCCGCTTCGGTCAGTTTCTGCCCCCCTATGACAGCCATATGACCTTGGCCCAACTGGAAACGGATATCGCGAGCCATCAACCGCAAACCGTCATTTGCCTTGGGGATTCGTTCCATGATGTCGATGGTCCCAATCGACTGGATGAGGCCGTGAAGGCCCGGCTGCAAGCACTCACCGCAGGCTTGGACTGGCTCTGGATCACCGGCAACCATGACCCGCATCTACCGGAATGCCTAGGCGGCATGGTGGCGCTCAGTGAGACACTCAAGCACCCAGAAGGCGCAATCCATCTTTGCCATGAACCGGGTGACGAACCGGGGGAAGGGGGAGATTACACTGCCGAAATTTGCGGTCACCTGCACCCTGTTGCGACCATTCCCTCCCGTGGTCGCACCCTGCGCCGCAAATGCTTCCTTGTCAGCGCCGAACGGATCATCATGCCCGCTTATGGGGCTTATACGGGGGGATTGAACATTCAGGATCCGGCCTTCGAAAGCGTTACCACACCCTCAAGCCGCCTGCTGGTGATTGGACGGCAAACCATCACCGAGCATGCCTTGCGCCAGTTGAAACGCAAAAGACGCTAG
- a CDS encoding TIGR02186 family protein, translating into MVRLLFTLLAGCLMFFASGRPVLHAETIIADMSDRVIRINSNFTGSQIVVFGMIERDVNTVSRGEPYDLVIVVRGWDQKLVSRRKERVVGVWINTEKRSYDNAPNFYVMASTRKLDDIAHPALLSKLQIGTEYLLLPSTGRDLTKFPTYDPFREAALRLKRNKGLYRDDLSSITFLNDTLFRSRVDIPANVEVGRYDVTVYLFRGGALLHSQTQPLNVAKSGFEQVTYSLAQKQSFVYGLLCVLLAVFTGWFAGVVFRKN; encoded by the coding sequence ATGGTTCGCCTCCTATTCACCCTTCTTGCTGGCTGTTTGATGTTTTTTGCATCCGGGCGTCCCGTGCTCCATGCGGAGACCATCATCGCTGACATGTCGGACAGGGTCATCCGGATCAATTCCAACTTCACCGGCTCGCAAATCGTGGTATTTGGCATGATTGAGCGGGATGTCAATACAGTGTCGCGGGGCGAGCCCTATGATCTGGTGATTGTCGTGAGGGGTTGGGACCAGAAGCTGGTCTCCCGCCGCAAGGAGCGGGTGGTCGGTGTCTGGATCAATACAGAGAAGCGCTCCTACGACAATGCGCCCAATTTTTATGTGATGGCCTCAACCCGCAAGCTCGATGACATTGCCCATCCTGCCCTTCTGTCGAAATTGCAGATCGGTACCGAGTATCTCCTGCTGCCATCGACCGGGCGCGATTTGACCAAATTTCCCACTTACGATCCGTTCCGTGAAGCAGCTCTGCGCCTGAAACGGAATAAAGGGCTTTATCGCGACGATCTGTCCTCGATCACCTTCCTCAATGACACTTTGTTCCGCAGCAGGGTGGATATTCCCGCCAATGTGGAAGTGGGGCGCTATGACGTGACCGTCTATTTGTTCCGCGGCGGGGCCTTGCTCCATTCCCAGACCCAGCCATTGAATGTTGCCAAATCGGGGTTTGAGCAGGTCACCTATAGCCTCGCCCAGAAGCAGAGCTTTGTTTATGGCCTGTTGTGTGTGCTGCTCGCCGTCTTTACCGGGTGGTTTGCCGGTGTGGTCTTCCGCAAGAACTAG
- a CDS encoding MATE family efflux transporter has product MTNTTQNPRYAFNVTHQMVLAIAVPMTLGLVTVPLVGIVDMAVIGQLGNAALMGGIAIGALLFDIVAMSCSFLRMGTTGLTAQAVGAQDPVSQRAVAYRALMMAVLIGILVILIGPFLIPWALAAMGGSTEVNEAASTYLLIRLYAMPFSLANFAIFGWLFGLGKSRTGMVLLILLNSINILLTIWFVLKLDMGVSGAALGTVAGEVSAVVMGVSVMIYMLRDDWRVALPRLFNKIAFLRFMALNGDIFIRSIVMLVTFALFTSFSARQGDAILASNELLLHYFMFGGFFLDGIATAAEQLGGRAVGAHYRPAFDKTVKLTLLWGFWLGGGLSALMWLSGDVFIDFLTTAPDVRLLSRDYLLWAALTPVVATLAFQMDGIYVGATWSNTMRNVMLVATAIFIAGAFGMMELFGNHGLWLALLTFLAARGVGLWVLLPSRRDRSFAAPSPQS; this is encoded by the coding sequence ATGACGAACACCACCCAAAATCCGCGCTATGCCTTTAATGTCACCCACCAGATGGTGCTCGCCATTGCGGTGCCGATGACTCTGGGGCTGGTGACAGTGCCACTGGTTGGCATTGTCGATATGGCGGTGATTGGCCAATTGGGGAATGCGGCCTTGATGGGCGGCATCGCGATTGGAGCATTGCTGTTTGATATTGTTGCCATGTCGTGCAGTTTTTTGCGCATGGGCACCACGGGTCTGACAGCGCAAGCTGTCGGAGCGCAGGATCCTGTGTCCCAGCGTGCAGTGGCCTATCGCGCGCTGATGATGGCGGTGCTGATCGGCATTCTGGTCATTCTGATCGGTCCGTTCCTGATACCCTGGGCGCTGGCTGCAATGGGTGGATCGACCGAGGTAAACGAAGCAGCCAGCACCTATTTGCTGATCAGGCTTTATGCGATGCCTTTTTCGCTGGCCAATTTCGCGATCTTTGGCTGGTTGTTTGGCTTGGGCAAGTCGCGCACCGGAATGGTGCTGCTGATCCTGCTTAACAGCATCAACATCCTCTTGACCATCTGGTTCGTGCTGAAACTCGATATGGGTGTATCCGGCGCGGCGCTTGGCACGGTGGCTGGCGAAGTGTCGGCAGTCGTGATGGGGGTTAGTGTGATGATCTATATGTTGCGCGACGATTGGCGCGTTGCCTTGCCCAGACTGTTCAACAAGATTGCGTTCCTGCGTTTCATGGCCCTTAACGGCGATATTTTCATCCGCTCCATCGTGATGCTGGTGACCTTTGCCTTGTTCACATCCTTTAGCGCCCGCCAAGGGGATGCGATATTGGCGAGCAATGAATTGCTGCTGCATTACTTCATGTTTGGCGGCTTTTTCCTTGATGGCATCGCCACCGCTGCCGAGCAATTGGGTGGACGGGCCGTTGGCGCGCATTATCGTCCGGCTTTTGACAAAACCGTGAAATTGACCCTGCTCTGGGGCTTCTGGCTTGGAGGCGGCTTGAGCGCCTTGATGTGGCTCTCAGGGGATGTATTCATCGATTTCCTGACCACGGCCCCAGATGTCCGGCTTTTGTCGCGGGATTATCTGCTTTGGGCGGCACTGACCCCGGTGGTGGCGACCCTTGCCTTCCAGATGGATGGCATCTATGTCGGCGCCACCTGGTCAAACACCATGCGCAATGTCATGCTGGTGGCAACGGCGATCTTCATTGCCGGGGCGTTTGGGATGATGGAGTTGTTTGGCAATCACGGCTTGTGGCTGGCCCTGTTGACCTTTTTGGCGGCCCGCGGTGTCGGTCTATGGGTTTTGTTGCCATCCCGCCGGGACAGAAGCTTTGCGGCACCCAGTCCGCAAAGCTGA
- a CDS encoding sulfite exporter TauE/SafE family protein produces the protein MELYLPIAELPVNIFVILAMGGTVGFLSGIFGVGGGFLLTPLLIFYGIPPAVAVASVTAQITASSTTGSLAYLRTGNLDLKLGCVLFSAGIVGSFIGVEVFAILRTLGQLDLIISVSYVTFLGAIGSLMVMESVRSIVRSRKNGPATMRKPGQHNWIHGLPFKMRFKKSKLYISILPVMAIGGTIGFLGTVLGIGGGFMLVPALIYLLHVPTAVVIGTSLFQILVTMAVATILHATTTQSVDIVLALILMVGGTIGAQFGAQFGQKMKGEQLRALLGLLVLMVGMRFAVDLVVEPKEHYSIEVREMQ, from the coding sequence GTGGAGCTCTATCTCCCCATCGCTGAACTGCCGGTAAATATCTTTGTCATTCTGGCAATGGGTGGCACTGTGGGATTTCTGTCTGGCATTTTCGGAGTGGGCGGCGGCTTTCTCCTTACGCCCTTGCTGATTTTCTACGGCATTCCGCCAGCGGTCGCCGTTGCTTCGGTTACAGCGCAGATCACCGCGTCCTCGACCACCGGCTCGCTGGCCTATCTCCGCACGGGCAATCTCGATTTAAAGCTTGGGTGCGTGCTGTTTAGCGCAGGTATCGTTGGTTCCTTTATCGGGGTAGAGGTCTTTGCGATCCTCAGGACTCTGGGGCAGCTGGATCTGATTATTTCGGTCTCCTATGTCACCTTTTTGGGAGCCATTGGCTCTCTGATGGTTATGGAGAGCGTGCGATCAATTGTGCGTAGCCGCAAAAACGGCCCCGCGACCATGCGCAAGCCCGGCCAGCATAACTGGATCCACGGCCTGCCTTTCAAGATGCGGTTCAAGAAGTCAAAGCTCTATATCAGCATCTTGCCAGTGATGGCGATTGGCGGCACCATCGGTTTTCTGGGCACCGTGCTTGGTATTGGCGGCGGGTTCATGCTGGTTCCGGCGCTCATTTATCTGCTGCATGTGCCAACGGCGGTGGTGATCGGGACATCCCTGTTCCAGATTCTGGTGACCATGGCAGTGGCAACCATCCTGCATGCGACGACGACCCAATCTGTCGATATCGTGTTGGCGCTGATCTTGATGGTTGGTGGCACGATCGGGGCACAATTCGGCGCGCAATTCGGGCAAAAGATGAAGGGCGAGCAATTGCGGGCGCTCCTGGGCTTGCTGGTGCTGATGGTCGGCATGCGCTTTGCCGTTGATCTGGTGGTTGAACCGAAGGAACATTACAGCATCGAAGTCAGGGAGATGCAGTGA